From a region of the Agromyces ramosus genome:
- a CDS encoding DUF5719 family protein: protein MPDKRSIARIGVRAAAVLATVGLAAAILAAAALVPWPEHRVAPPSLVVQPAESRQQRVCPGPLLTLADDAAEATTASSIGSASAVTAVEPDGATVDETPIEAPGNPDADADGTPTTISTEAGDVDAGMLAGAQSQTASTETLAGFAAAACAEALAETWLVAGASDLGRTALVLLANPTAVSATVDVRVIGESGPVEAPSALGIIVPAGTQRVLSLAGLAPNLRSPVVHVTSTGGAVAATIEHSVVLGLAPAGVELTGAAAAPATSQVIPGFRVTQDGGVDPADDHAEGDDFPAVRLFAPGDAPVDVSIGVVPESGSGGSTIDVTLQPGRVSDVPLGSLDAGLYTIRLEGDGEFVTAARATTGIPGELSPDTGEAEASVDLAWSVATMPLLEDAIVAIPRGPSPTLHLANTGEEEATATVTIGGDAREMTVPAGGSVSMQLDADAPTLLAGVGGLYGAVSYAGDGELASFPVQPPGPLDSPIEVFPL from the coding sequence ATAAGCGCAGCATCGCCCGCATCGGCGTGCGGGCCGCCGCGGTGCTCGCCACGGTCGGCCTTGCCGCCGCCATACTCGCCGCCGCGGCCCTCGTGCCCTGGCCCGAGCATCGCGTCGCCCCGCCGTCGCTCGTGGTGCAGCCCGCCGAAAGCCGCCAGCAGCGCGTCTGCCCCGGCCCGCTCCTCACCCTCGCCGACGACGCGGCCGAGGCGACGACCGCCTCCTCGATCGGGTCCGCCTCCGCCGTGACCGCCGTCGAGCCCGATGGCGCGACGGTCGACGAGACGCCCATCGAGGCGCCAGGCAATCCCGACGCCGATGCCGACGGAACGCCGACCACGATCTCGACCGAGGCGGGCGACGTCGATGCCGGCATGCTCGCGGGAGCGCAATCGCAGACCGCCTCGACCGAGACGCTCGCCGGCTTCGCGGCGGCGGCGTGCGCCGAGGCGCTCGCCGAGACCTGGCTCGTGGCCGGTGCGAGTGATCTCGGCCGCACGGCGCTCGTGCTCCTCGCGAACCCGACCGCCGTCTCAGCGACCGTCGACGTGCGGGTCATCGGCGAGTCCGGTCCCGTCGAGGCGCCGTCGGCGCTCGGCATCATCGTGCCCGCCGGCACCCAGCGCGTGCTGTCCCTCGCCGGCCTCGCTCCGAATCTCCGTTCTCCCGTCGTGCACGTGACGAGCACCGGCGGCGCGGTCGCCGCGACCATCGAGCACTCGGTCGTGCTGGGTCTCGCCCCCGCGGGCGTCGAACTCACCGGCGCTGCCGCTGCTCCGGCGACGAGCCAGGTGATCCCGGGCTTCCGCGTGACGCAGGACGGTGGCGTCGACCCTGCGGACGATCACGCCGAGGGCGACGACTTCCCGGCCGTGCGGCTCTTCGCCCCGGGCGACGCGCCCGTCGACGTCTCGATCGGCGTCGTGCCCGAGTCGGGAAGCGGCGGCTCCACGATCGACGTCACGCTGCAGCCCGGGCGGGTGAGCGACGTGCCCCTCGGGTCGCTCGACGCCGGTCTCTACACGATCCGGCTCGAGGGCGACGGCGAGTTCGTAACCGCGGCCCGAGCGACCACCGGCATTCCTGGTGAGCTGTCGCCCGACACGGGGGAGGCGGAGGCATCCGTCGATCTCGCCTGGAGCGTGGCGACGATGCCGCTGCTCGAGGACGCCATCGTCGCGATCCCGCGTGGCCCATCTCCGACGCTGCACCTGGCCAACACGGGCGAGGAGGAGGCGACTGCCACCGTGACGATCGGCGGCGACGCACGCGAGATGACGGTGCCGGCCGGAGGCTCGGTCTCGATGCAGCTCGACGCCGACGCGCCGACCCTGCTCGCGGGCGTCGGCGGACTCTACGGCGCGGTGTCCTACGCGGGCGATGGAGAGCTTGCGTCGTTCCCGGTGCAACCGCCCGGACCGCTCGACTCGCCGATCGAGGTCTTCCCGCTCTGA
- a CDS encoding DUF3499 family protein, whose amino-acid sequence MRRCTRTACPAEAVATMTFDYADSMAVLGPLALTREPHGYDLCARHAERTSAPVGWQVVRHVSLGEVGFKA is encoded by the coding sequence ATGAGACGTTGCACCCGCACCGCATGCCCCGCCGAGGCGGTCGCGACCATGACCTTCGACTATGCCGACTCCATGGCGGTGCTCGGCCCGCTCGCCCTCACGCGCGAACCGCATGGATACGACCTCTGCGCGCGTCACGCCGAGCGCACCTCCGCTCCTGTGGGCTGGCAGGTCGTGCGGCACGTTTCGCTCGGTGAGGTAGGTTTCAAGGCATGA
- a CDS encoding phosphomannomutase/phosphoglucomutase — translation MKPDVPSDARARLDAVVKAYDVRGIVGDALTDETVAALAAGFVDEVGAAGGQVVVGHDMRDSSPGFAAAFAAGATARGADVVSIGLCSTDESYFASGSMHAPAAMFTASHNPAAYNGIKFSRAGAQGISLDTGLSAIRDRAVDYLEQGIPDAPTRGSVTEVDVLADYAAYLRSLVDLSGTRPLKVVVDAGNGMGGLTVPAVLGTAAGLPELPLEIVPLYFELDGTFPNHEANPLEPANLVDLQRAVVEHGADLGLAFDGDADRCFVVDEQGGAVNPSAVAAIVALREIERVRAAGEDDVSAIHNLITSRFVAETIEAAGATAIRTKVGHSLIKDRMNETGAVFGGEHSAHYYFRDFWGADNGMLAAMHVLAEFGAQQGPLSALAARFTPYSLSGELNSTVDDVPAAYTRIFEAFTGRADFDEFDGLTVTGVTAESEPFWWFNVRPSNTEPLLRLNVEGGDAATMAAIRDEVLALIRG, via the coding sequence ATGAAGCCCGATGTGCCATCCGACGCTCGCGCGCGCCTCGACGCCGTGGTGAAAGCCTACGACGTCCGCGGCATCGTCGGCGATGCGCTCACCGATGAGACCGTCGCCGCCCTCGCCGCGGGCTTCGTCGACGAAGTGGGCGCGGCGGGCGGCCAAGTGGTCGTCGGCCACGACATGCGCGACTCGTCGCCCGGCTTCGCCGCGGCATTCGCCGCCGGAGCCACCGCACGCGGCGCCGACGTCGTGTCGATCGGCCTGTGCTCCACCGACGAGAGCTACTTCGCCTCCGGTTCGATGCACGCACCCGCGGCGATGTTCACCGCGAGCCACAATCCCGCCGCGTACAACGGCATCAAGTTCTCGCGAGCCGGCGCCCAGGGCATCTCGCTCGACACCGGCCTCTCCGCCATTCGAGACCGCGCCGTCGACTACCTCGAGCAGGGCATCCCGGATGCCCCGACCAGGGGGTCGGTCACCGAAGTCGACGTGCTCGCCGACTACGCCGCCTACCTCCGTTCGCTCGTCGACCTCAGCGGCACGCGGCCGTTGAAGGTCGTCGTCGACGCCGGCAACGGCATGGGCGGGCTCACGGTACCGGCGGTCCTCGGCACGGCTGCGGGGCTTCCCGAGCTCCCGCTCGAGATCGTGCCGCTCTACTTCGAGCTCGACGGCACCTTCCCGAACCACGAGGCGAACCCACTCGAGCCCGCGAACCTCGTCGATCTGCAGCGCGCGGTCGTCGAGCACGGTGCCGACCTCGGCCTCGCCTTCGACGGCGACGCCGACCGATGCTTCGTCGTCGACGAGCAGGGCGGTGCAGTCAACCCCTCCGCGGTCGCGGCGATCGTCGCGCTCCGCGAGATCGAGCGCGTTCGAGCCGCCGGCGAAGACGACGTGAGCGCCATCCACAACCTGATCACGTCGCGATTCGTGGCAGAGACGATCGAGGCGGCGGGCGCCACGGCCATCCGCACGAAGGTCGGCCACTCGCTCATCAAGGACCGCATGAACGAGACCGGCGCGGTCTTCGGCGGCGAACACTCGGCCCACTACTACTTCCGTGACTTCTGGGGCGCCGACAACGGCATGCTCGCGGCGATGCACGTGCTCGCCGAGTTCGGCGCGCAGCAGGGTCCGCTGTCCGCGCTCGCCGCACGGTTCACGCCGTACTCCCTCTCTGGCGAGCTCAACTCGACCGTCGACGACGTGCCCGCGGCGTACACCCGCATCTTCGAGGCCTTCACCGGTCGCGCCGACTTCGACGAGTTCGACGGGCTCACCGTCACGGGCGTCACCGCCGAGAGCGAGCCGTTCTGGTGGTTCAACGTGCGGCCGTCGAACACCGAGCCGCTGCTCCGACTGAACGTCGAAGGCGGCGACGCCGCCACCATGGCGGCTATCCGCGACGAGGTGCTCGCGCTCATCCGGGGCTGA
- the ahcY gene encoding adenosylhomocysteinase, translating to MDAVVTTALPYKVADLSLAEAGRHQLRLAENEMPGLMALRAEFGESKPLAGARIAGSLHMTVQTAVLIETLVALGAQVRWASCNIFSTQDEAAAAVVVGPSGTVEAPAGVPVFAWKGESLEEYWWCTDRIFDWNAEAEASGAEWIGPNMILDDGGDATMLVHHGRDFEAAGVVPEPADDASHEFRVVLDTLRRSLEVSADRWTRIAAELQGVTEETTTGVHRLYELHAKGELLFPAINVNDSVTKSKFDNKYGIRHSLPDGLNRATDVLMGGKVAFVAGYGDVGKGAAEALRGQGARVIVSEVDPICALQAAMDGYQVARLESVIGDVDILVTGTGNKNVVRLEHLLGLKHLAIVANVGHFDNEIDMAGLESLEGAERIEIKPQVHEWRLPTGRSVLVLSEGRLMNLGNATGHPSFVMSNSFTNQVLAQIELWTRPDAYPVGVYVLPKHLDEKVARLHLDALGVELTELTPEQASYIGVAVEGPYKVDHYRY from the coding sequence ATGGATGCCGTTGTCACCACCGCTCTGCCGTACAAGGTCGCCGATCTCTCACTCGCAGAGGCGGGGCGCCACCAGCTCCGTCTCGCGGAGAACGAGATGCCGGGCCTCATGGCCCTCCGTGCGGAGTTCGGCGAGTCGAAGCCGCTCGCCGGCGCCCGCATCGCGGGGAGCCTCCACATGACGGTGCAGACCGCGGTGCTCATCGAGACGCTCGTGGCGCTCGGCGCGCAGGTGCGCTGGGCGAGCTGCAACATCTTCTCCACGCAGGACGAGGCCGCCGCTGCCGTCGTCGTCGGTCCGTCCGGCACCGTCGAAGCACCGGCCGGCGTTCCCGTGTTCGCCTGGAAGGGCGAATCGCTCGAGGAGTACTGGTGGTGCACCGACCGCATCTTCGACTGGAACGCCGAGGCCGAGGCATCCGGCGCCGAGTGGATCGGTCCGAACATGATCCTCGACGACGGCGGCGACGCGACGATGCTCGTGCACCACGGCCGCGACTTCGAGGCCGCCGGCGTCGTGCCTGAGCCGGCCGACGACGCGAGCCACGAGTTCCGCGTCGTACTCGACACGCTCCGCCGCTCGCTCGAGGTCAGCGCCGACCGCTGGACCCGCATCGCCGCTGAGCTCCAGGGCGTCACCGAAGAGACCACGACCGGCGTGCACCGCCTGTACGAGCTGCACGCCAAGGGCGAACTGCTCTTCCCCGCGATCAATGTCAACGACTCCGTGACGAAGTCGAAGTTCGACAACAAGTACGGCATCCGGCACTCGCTGCCCGACGGGCTGAACCGTGCAACCGACGTGCTGATGGGCGGCAAGGTCGCCTTCGTCGCGGGCTACGGCGACGTGGGCAAGGGTGCCGCCGAGGCGCTTCGCGGCCAGGGCGCCCGCGTCATCGTGAGCGAGGTCGACCCCATCTGCGCGCTGCAGGCGGCCATGGACGGCTATCAGGTCGCACGTCTCGAGTCGGTGATCGGCGACGTCGACATCCTCGTCACGGGCACCGGCAACAAGAACGTGGTGCGCCTCGAGCACCTCCTCGGCCTGAAGCACCTCGCGATCGTTGCGAACGTGGGCCATTTCGACAACGAGATCGACATGGCCGGCCTCGAGTCCCTCGAGGGTGCCGAGCGCATCGAGATCAAGCCGCAGGTGCACGAGTGGCGGCTGCCCACCGGGCGAAGCGTGCTCGTGCTCTCCGAGGGGCGCCTCATGAACCTCGGCAATGCGACGGGGCATCCCTCGTTCGTCATGTCGAACTCGTTCACGAACCAGGTGCTCGCCCAGATCGAGCTCTGGACCCGCCCCGACGCCTACCCGGTGGGCGTCTACGTGCTGCCCAAGCACCTCGACGAGAAGGTCGCCCGGCTCCACCTCGACGCGCTCGGCGTCGAACTGACCGAGCTCACGCCCGAGCAGGCGTCGTACATCGGCGTCGCCGTCGAGGGCCCGTACAAGGTCGACCACTACCGGTACTGA
- a CDS encoding RDD family protein has protein sequence MADSTTVRNRAPRFDDEGVLTGEAVTLDLRPASALIRGGGCAIDVLVSVLLFIGLLFALAGLGVDEAAFRAIMIGGIVLCIVVLPTAVETASKGRSLGKLALGLRVVRDDGGAIGFRHAFIRALTGVIEIYLTLGGLAVLVGFLNPSSKRLGDLLAGTHSQVERVPKLPSTAFGVPAELTAWAAIADVGRLPDPVARRVAAFFTNVAHLVPESRARVAASLAAEVAPFVSPVPDAPPERFLAGVTALRRERDLAALRLEGERMALLEPVLTATPNGFPAR, from the coding sequence ATGGCCGACTCCACGACCGTCCGGAATCGGGCCCCCCGCTTCGACGACGAGGGCGTGCTCACGGGCGAAGCGGTCACCCTCGACCTCCGCCCCGCCAGCGCCCTCATCCGCGGCGGCGGTTGCGCGATCGACGTGCTCGTCTCCGTGCTCCTCTTCATCGGCCTGCTCTTCGCACTCGCCGGCCTCGGCGTCGACGAGGCGGCCTTCCGCGCGATCATGATCGGCGGCATCGTGCTGTGCATCGTCGTGCTGCCCACCGCCGTCGAGACGGCGTCGAAGGGTCGTTCACTCGGCAAGCTCGCGCTCGGGCTGCGCGTCGTGCGCGACGACGGCGGGGCGATCGGGTTCCGCCACGCATTCATCCGGGCGCTCACCGGCGTGATCGAGATCTACCTCACGCTCGGCGGCCTCGCCGTGCTCGTCGGATTCCTGAACCCGTCGTCGAAGCGTCTCGGCGACCTGCTCGCCGGCACGCACAGCCAGGTCGAACGAGTGCCGAAGCTGCCGTCGACCGCGTTCGGCGTGCCCGCCGAGCTCACCGCATGGGCGGCGATCGCCGACGTCGGGCGCCTGCCCGACCCGGTCGCGCGGCGCGTCGCCGCGTTCTTCACGAACGTGGCGCACCTCGTGCCCGAGAGCCGGGCGCGAGTCGCGGCATCCCTCGCCGCCGAGGTGGCGCCCTTCGTGTCGCCGGTGCCGGATGCCCCGCCCGAGCGCTTCCTCGCGGGCGTCACGGCGCTCCGCCGCGAGCGCGACCTCGCGGCGCTCCGGCTCGAGGGCGAACGCATGGCACTGCTCGAGCCGGTGCTCACCGCGACGCCGAACGGATTCCCCGCGCGCTGA
- a CDS encoding stage II sporulation protein M has product MDLDALASARHDDWQRLDALAREHRLRGPEADELIERYQAGASDLSLVQTTAGSTALGDRLSVSLARARLAFTGVPENPLRQFTRFAVVSLPAALYRLRWLTLAVALATFAVAALYAWWIGSDPRVLANLGTERELRQIAEEGFVAYYSENPAASFAGAVWTNNAWIAAQCVAFGILGVWVPWVVLQNAQNLGVTAAIMFAYDEADAFFLYIAPHGLLELTCVFVAAAAGLRIFWAWVAPGPRPRGVALAEDARSLFSVAIGLVFFLFIAGLIEGFVTPAPWPWPVKIGIGVLALGGFLAYMLVLGRRAWLAGETGDLLEFDAGATRIVAG; this is encoded by the coding sequence ATGGACCTCGACGCACTCGCCTCCGCCCGCCACGACGACTGGCAGCGTCTCGACGCGCTCGCGCGGGAGCACCGGCTCCGTGGCCCCGAGGCGGACGAGCTCATCGAGCGCTACCAGGCGGGGGCATCCGACCTGTCGCTCGTGCAGACCACCGCCGGTTCGACCGCGCTCGGCGACCGCCTCTCCGTGTCGCTCGCGCGAGCGCGGCTCGCCTTCACGGGCGTGCCCGAGAACCCGTTGCGGCAATTCACCCGGTTCGCCGTCGTGAGCCTCCCCGCCGCCCTCTACCGGCTGCGCTGGCTGACGCTCGCCGTCGCGCTCGCGACATTCGCCGTCGCCGCCCTCTACGCCTGGTGGATCGGGAGCGACCCGCGCGTGCTCGCGAACCTCGGCACCGAACGCGAGCTTCGCCAGATCGCCGAAGAGGGCTTCGTCGCCTACTACTCGGAGAACCCGGCCGCCTCGTTCGCGGGGGCGGTCTGGACCAACAACGCCTGGATCGCCGCGCAGTGCGTCGCCTTCGGCATCCTCGGCGTCTGGGTGCCGTGGGTGGTCCTGCAGAACGCGCAGAACCTCGGTGTCACCGCCGCCATCATGTTCGCCTACGACGAGGCCGACGCATTCTTCCTCTACATCGCCCCGCACGGGCTGCTCGAGCTCACCTGCGTGTTCGTCGCGGCGGCGGCGGGCCTGCGCATCTTCTGGGCCTGGGTCGCACCGGGACCGCGCCCGCGCGGCGTCGCCCTCGCCGAAGACGCCCGGTCGCTCTTCAGCGTGGCCATAGGGCTCGTCTTCTTCCTCTTCATCGCCGGTCTCATCGAGGGATTCGTGACGCCCGCGCCGTGGCCGTGGCCTGTGAAGATCGGCATCGGCGTCCTCGCGCTCGGCGGATTCCTCGCGTACATGCTCGTGCTCGGGCGTCGTGCGTGGCTCGCCGGCGAGACGGGCGACCTGCTCGAGTTCGACGCCGGCGCGACGCGCATCGTCGCCGGCTGA
- the aqpZ gene encoding aquaporin Z has translation MSDAATVVAPSATTLPSTAQKLTAELLGTFILVFGVIGAAIFAAGFADGEGGLNVGFLGVALALGLSVVVGAYAFGPVSGGHFNPAVTFGLAVAGRFAWREVGGYLAAQLVGGILASTLLLGVLSTGPLFDIVAFQGASTGYDELSPGGFGLLSMLLVETIATAVFLFVILGVTSVRAAAGFAPLAIGLTLTMLALVAIPVSNASFNPARSIATAIYGGGEALLQVWASIVAPILGAIIAGAVYKLVFERPAALTT, from the coding sequence ATGTCCGATGCAGCAACCGTGGTCGCGCCCTCCGCGACCACGCTCCCCTCCACCGCCCAGAAGCTCACGGCCGAACTCCTCGGCACGTTCATCCTCGTCTTCGGCGTCATCGGCGCGGCGATCTTCGCCGCTGGATTCGCGGACGGTGAGGGCGGCCTGAACGTGGGCTTCCTCGGCGTCGCCCTCGCCCTCGGCCTCTCGGTCGTCGTCGGCGCGTACGCCTTCGGACCGGTGTCGGGCGGTCACTTCAACCCCGCCGTTACATTCGGGCTCGCGGTCGCGGGCCGGTTCGCCTGGCGTGAGGTCGGCGGCTACCTCGCCGCGCAGCTCGTCGGCGGCATCCTCGCGAGCACGCTCCTGCTCGGGGTGCTCTCGACCGGGCCGCTCTTCGACATCGTGGCCTTCCAGGGTGCCTCGACCGGCTACGACGAGCTCTCGCCCGGCGGCTTCGGGCTCCTCTCGATGCTCCTCGTCGAGACGATCGCCACCGCCGTCTTCCTCTTCGTGATCCTCGGCGTCACGAGCGTTCGCGCCGCCGCAGGCTTCGCACCGCTCGCCATCGGGCTCACCCTCACGATGCTCGCGCTCGTGGCGATCCCGGTCTCGAACGCCTCATTCAACCCGGCGCGCTCCATCGCGACCGCGATCTACGGCGGCGGGGAGGCGCTGCTGCAGGTCTGGGCGTCGATCGTCGCCCCGATCCTCGGCGCGATCATCGCCGGCGCCGTCTACAAGCTCGTCTTCGAGCGCCCGGCGGCACTGACCACGTAG